The region GTACAACACGTGCTCGAGACACAGAAACTCGTGGCGACGCTGTCTGGCTTCCTTGATCGCCAAGGTCAGGGCAATTTCAAATTCCCGACTAATTTGCATTCTCCGCTCCGCTCCTTCCGCGGGCCTGGCCCGGGAAGCTGTCTTCTCTACGGTCGGCCTGGTGGGCGGCCGCAGGATCAGGCTTCTTCCATACTACATTTCAGGGGAAACTCGTACTTCTTGGCCAGCGTGTGGACCTTGTCCACCTTGGTCTCAGCCACCTCGTAGGTATACACCCCGGCCACCCCCATGCCTTTTCGATGCACGTGCAGCATGACCTGGGTGGCTTTGGTGGCGTCGTGGTTAAAGACCGACTGCAAGACGTGCACAACGAACTCCATCGTGGTGTAGTCGTCGTTGTGCAGCAACACCTTGTACAGCGGCGGCTTTTTGGTCTTTTTCTCGGTCTCGGTTATTACGTCACGATCGAGATCGGTATCGTTGTCGTAATCCTTGGCCATATCCCCCTCCGTCGTTCAGAGAACATCTGTCCGCCAGGGCTCCCTACTGTCCATAGCGCTCGGACGGCGGTTTGCCAAGAGGACCCGATTCTCAGACGACCTGATTCTCAGACGACTCGGTTCCAAGAAGACGCGGTTTCTGGTATCTCCTCGACCAGAACCGAGGCGGGATTCCACGCCGCCCGAATACGGAGGCTCTCATGACACACACGCCGGCCTATCAGCTCCCCAGCCAGGTCAGCCCCCAGCACTACGCCATCCGCCTCACCCCTGACCTGCGCGCCTTCACCTTTGACGGGGAAGAGACAGTGGGCATCATTGTCCACGAGCCGGTCAGCGAGATTGTGCTGAACGCTATTGAGCTGGCCATCCACAGCGTATCCGTCAGCGGCCCGGACGGTCAGACCCTGGACGCCACGGTCAGCCTGGACAGCGAGCAGGAACGGGCCAGCTTCCACTTTCCCCAGCCCCTCGCCCCCGGCGCCTGGACCCTGAGGATCAGCTTCAGCGGCATCCTCAACGACAAGCTGCACGGCTTTTACCGCAGCACCTACACCACGGCCGACGGCCAGGAGAAGGTGCTGGCCTCGACCCAGTTTGAATCAACCGACGCCCGCCGCGCGTTTCCGTGCTGGGACGAGCCGGCGCTCAAGGCGGTTTTTCAGGTCACTCTGGTGATCGACGCCGACCTGACCGCCATCTCCAACGCAGCCGTCGTGCGCGAGACGCCCCTGCCCGCCANNNNNNNNNNNNNNNNNNNNNNNNNNNNNNNNNNNNNNNNNNNNNNNNNNNNNNNNNNNNNNNNNNNNNNNNNNNNNNNNNNNNNNNNNNNNNNNNNNNNNNNNNNNNNNNNNNNNNNNNNNNNNNNNNNNNNNNNNNNNNNNNNNNNNNNNNNNCCTCGCTGGCGTTTTTCAGCCGCTACTACGGCCGCAGCTATCCCGGCGACAAGCTCGACCTGATCGCCATTCCCGATTTTGCCTTTGGCGCCATGGAGAATCTGGGCGCTATCACCTTCCGTGAAACCGCACTGCTGGTCGACGAAAACCGGGCGGCACGCAGCGAGCTGGAGCGGGTGGCCGACGTGGTGTCGCACGAAAATGCCCACATGTGGTTCGGCGACCTGGTCACCATGAAGTGGTGGAACGGGCTGTGGCTCAACGAGGCGTTTGCCACCTTCATGGAGATGATGGCGGTTGACGACTGGAAGCCTGAGTGGCAGCGCTGGACCAGCTTTGCCGTCTCGCGCGCCGCAGCGCTGCAGATCGACGGCTTGCAGAGCACCCGGTCAAGCCATCCGGACGAAGCGGCCGGCATGTTTGACATTCTGACCTACGAAAAGGGCGCCGCAGTCCTGCGCATGCTGGAACAGTACCTGGGTCCGGAGACCTTCCGGGCCGGCATCAGCAACTATGTCGGCAAGCACGCCTACGCGAATGCCGAGACCACCGACCTGTGGGACGCGATTGAGGAATCGGCCCAGCAGCCGGTACGGACGATGATGGATTCGTGGGTGTTTCAGCCCGGCCATCCTCTGATTTCGGCCGCCGTCGAAGACACGACGCTGGTCGTGTCCCAGCACATCTTCCAGTATCTGCCGGCCGAGGCCGACGCCCCCCGACGCTGGCAGGTGCCCGTGTTCATCCGGGCCAAGAGCGGCGATCAGGAGCTGACCCGAACTGTGCTGCTGGAGGAAGACGAGGTCCGCCTCGACCTGCCGGCGCGACCGGACTGGGTGGTGGTCAACGCCGGCGGCCACGGCTTCTACCGGGTGCGCTACAGCCCGGATTTGCTCCAGCGACTGACCGGTGTACTCCAGACCGAGCTGTCGGCGCTCGAACGCTTTAATCTGGTCAACGACACCTGGGCCGCAGCCCTGGCCGGTCTCACCCCTCTGGCCGACTATATGGACCTGCTGCTGCTGTTCGAGGACGAAACCGAGCACAATGTCTGGAGCGCCGTTCTCGGCTCGCTGCACTATCTCGACCGTCTGCTTGACCCGGCTCATCGCCCGGCGCTACACGCCCGGGTCCACAGCCTGGTCGGTCCCAGTATCGAGCGGCTGGGCTGGCAGCCGGCCGACGGAGAAGACGCCCTGGCTGCGCGGAGAGCTGTTGGGTGCGCTGGGCACCCTGGGTAACGACCGCGCCACCCAGGCCGAGGCGCGCGCCCGCTACGCCGCCTACAAATCCGACAGCGCTACGGTCGATCCCAACCTCGTCCCGGCCCTGGTCTCGATTGTGGCCCACAGCGGCGACGAGGCCGACTATGACGAGTTCTACACCGCCTTCAAAACGGCCAAGACCCCCCAGGAGGAGATGCGCTACCTGTTTGCCCTGGCCGCCTTTCAGCCGTCCGAGCTGTTTGAGCGCACGCTCGTTCTGACCACCAACGGCGAGGTTCGCACCCAGAACGCGCCCTTCTTGATGCGCCAACTGCTGCTCAACACCCAGCAGCGCGAGCGCGCCTGGCAGTTCCTGAAAGACAACTGGGACGCCATGCTGGGCCACTACCCGGCCAGCACCATCCCCCGCATGTGTGAGGGGGTTACGGGTCTGGTCACGCCCCAACTCAAAGCCGAGGTAACCGCCTTTTTTGCCGCTCATCCGGTCAAGGGGGGCGAAAAAATGGTCCAGCAGCACCTGGAGAAGCTACGCATCGCGGTCGCCTGTCAGCAGCGCGAGTTAGACAACCTGCGCGACTATTTCGAGTGGACGCCGTAGCCGGACACTCAGCGGGGCGCCGTGCGCTGCGCCCTCAGATAGTCCGATGAGCGAGTTCGTAATCTGCATAAACGATGGGAGTAACCCCGCCAGTTTGATCGTGGGTAGAGTCTAGCGCACGCTGTCGGACGCTGAAGCCGAGGCACCCGACCTGGTCCGGGTTCTTGACGAAGACAAATCAGAGTCCGACGGTTACCTCTATCCCGCCTCCATGTTCGTTCCGGTCGATCTGCCGGAATTGGCGAAGCAAGCCTTGACTGCGGCGGGGGTCTGAGCCTGGGAGGGACGCCACCGAACGAAAGCCACACCTGAGGCTTACGAATTAACTCTGCCCAGCCCATCAGCTCAACTCTTCAAGCAGCTCTACTTCCTTCTTTACGAGGTGATTCACCACCTCACCCAGCTCTTTACCCTTCTTCTGAGCGATCTTTTCAAGCTGGCCCTGGAGCTTCGCGTCGAGGTAAATGGGCAGCCGTAGCTCAGTCCCCTTGCGGTAAAATTTTCCTTTCTCGGCCTTGGAAAAATCATATTCACGTTTCATTGACTATTTCCTTCCGTACTGTCCGGCTTCATACCTTGTCGCTTTGCGCGCCGAGATCAAACGTATACGGGCGCCTCGCGTTGTCTCTTTGCGATACGTGTGACAAACAACCAGTAAACTGCCTGTCCGATCCATCCCAAGAGTGATCCACCGATCCTCGTCCTGACTGTGCTCCTCATCAAACACAGAGAGGGCTTGAGGATCAAGAAAGATGGTAGCAGCCCGCTCAAAGGCAATACCGTGGTCTTTAAGGTTCAGCTGGGCCTTACCTGGGTCCCACTCAAATTGATACTGGGATGGACTCGCCACTACGGAATGCTTTCATAAGACAGAGTATGGGCCAAGAGACTGTAGAGAAAACCGACGATTCGGATTAGCCGGGTAAGTTCCGTACTGTCCGGAGCCTTGATTAAAGCATCGAGGACCAAGCTCTCGAGATCGTATTCAGATCGCAATTCGGCCTTCTTCGAGGAGTGAACGAGGATGACTGAGTAAGATCATCCCCAAACTCTGCTACGAGAGCATTATATATTCGAGCGTTCCGCGGGTATACCCAACAGGTGCGTTACGGGTCCCATCGTCGGCTTTCAATTCCTTTGGCGCGTTCTTTCTGGGCGGCTGGGATAGTCAGCAGGTATTCGTCTTTTGTCTCTTTGATAACTATTTTTCCTTGCATCATGCCATCTCCTTCTCACTCCTTCAGTCTGCGCGTTATTTGCCGCGTAGCGTCATGGTGACCGCCCGCACCGCTGCATCAAAGGCTGCCCGTTCGGCAAACTCCCCCAGCACGACGCGCCGCATATGCGTTTTGTTGTCGTCAAACGCAACGACGTACTCAACGATGCCCATCCGCACCGATGCATCAGGCCGGGCTTGGCCGAGTTTGGCCTCAGGGGTGAGTTGGGTGATGTGCGCCTGGTGCTCCGCCGTCCAGGCGTCGAAATCTTCTCGACTAATGGCCGTCTCTTGCCAGAACGTCTGTTGGTCATACGGCAGTTCTTGCAGGCGCTTGAGCAGGAAGTCCTGGTCCAGAAAGGCCAACAGGTTGCCCGCCTTGGGGCCTGAGTCGCGGTCGAGCAGGACGCGGTAGAGGGCCTTGAAGGCTTGGGCCGGCGCAATCGGCGTCAGCCGCGCCACATCGAACACCGTAGTCTGCAAGGCGCTGTCTTCCCACACTACGCTGGGCAGGCGGGCGGCCAGCCGATGCAGAAAGGCGCGCTGGCTGGCGGTCAGTTCCCCGGCCCGCTCGGGCAGCGCGCCTTGCAGCACGATCCGCTCCTCGGAGCTGGCGTAGTGCTCCAGCCAGTAGCGCGCGGCCTGCGCGCGGCGGGCGAGCTGATCGCGTTCGGTCTGGGTCAGCGGCGTGCCTTTGCGTTTTTCGACCTCGCCGGCCAGATCGAGATGAGGCAGCTGGGCAACCGTTGCCACCAGCTGAAAGTCGGCGGCGTAGAAATCGCCCTGGGTCGCGATCTGCGACAGCTGGTAGACCCGCTTGTCGTCCGCTGAGACCTTGGGATCGCGGTAGGTGCGGGTATGAAAGCGGTCGAAGTCGTTGAAGATCTTGATGACCGATCTTTCGTCCGGCGAGAAATTCACCGGCTGTTTGGGCTGGGTGCGGATCATGACAAAGCGCAGGAGTTCGGGCGGCAGGAAATCCGCCATGTTCCGCGCCGACACGCCAATCCCCTTGGATGAACTCATCTTGGCCCCGCCGACCAGGAAAAACTCGTACGGAATATTCAGCGGGGGCGACTGGCCGAAAATGGTCCGCAGGCAGGCGGCCGACACATCGCGCGAGCCGCCCTTGGTGTTGTGGTCTTTGCCCGCCCCCTCGATCGTAATGCCGAAGGTTTGCCACTTGGCCGTCCATTCCAGCTTCCAGGGCAGTTTGCCCCGACCGTCAAACGGCGAGACCTTGCCGGCGTGTCCACAGCCCGTCGCCCAGCTGACCAGATCGGGCCGGCAGGTGTAGGTGACTTCCTTGCCGTCGTAGTCGCTGACCTCGGTCGTACCGACCCGGCCGCACGCCTCACACACCACCTGAAAAGGGTACCAGGTGTCGGGACGCTCGGACTTGCTGACGGTCTTATACACCTCGCGGACCTTGGCCGCATTGTTCAGGATGGCGTCGGTCGCCTCGTTAAACTGCCCCGAGCGGTAGATATCGCGCATCCGGTAGGTCTCGGCCTCGACCCCCAACTCCCGAAAGATGTCGAAAAATTCCGTAATATAGTGCTCGGCCACATCCGGCGCCGAGGAGCCCGGCGGCGGCGGGACCTGACACAACGGCGCTCCCAGGTAGGGGCGGAAAAACTCGGCGTGGCCGGCCGGCAGTTCGTCAAGCGGGTCGTAGTCGTCGACGCCAAAGGTGTAACGGACGGGGATGCCGCGGTCCTTGAGGGTGCGGAACACGGCGTCGTGAATCAGCACGCCCCGCAGCGCACCGACGTGCACCCGGCCCGACGGCGTCTTGGAATCGTTAATCAGCTGCGGGCCGGACACCCGCTCGGCGAGCTTGTCGCACCATAACATGAGCCTGCTCCATCCTCGATTGTCGTGCTGAGACGGTGGTTTGCCGCCGGCCAGAGGCCGGCCGTAGGATTCCACCGCCCCGGAGTCTAGGTAAGGCCGATTCGCGTGTCAATGCGGCGCGTCAGCCGACGCGCCGCACTACCAGTCACAACGGCGCCCGTGCTAGGATAACGGGCAGCGTACACCAGAAAGGCTGCGGCCAACACCGTGAGCAGTGTGGAATTCCATATTTTGCCGACGGACTCACAGTCGGGCGTGGGTGATCCGGACTCCCGACCCGCCATGCCGGGCCAGCTCGCAGAGATTCGCCGCGCCCTGAGACGCGCCCCGGCCGGCTCTCCGCTCGTCCTCGATTTCAGCGCCGTCCAACAGCTCAACAGCCTCGAGGTGGCCGGCCTGTTACAGCTGGTTGCCGAGCGCCACGCTCGGGGGTGTGAGGTCCGCTTTGTGGGTCTGTCGGCCGGGCTGCGTCAGGCGTTCAGCGGCCTTGAGGACGACCTGCTCGGTCCGCCCCAAGTCGTACACAGCCGGCTGTCTTCGGTCGAACACCTGGGCGACCAGACGCTTGCCCTGCTGGTTACCGGACGCCGTCTGCTGGATATGGTCGGTGAGCTGGCCTACTGCTTGTGTGTCGCCCCGTGGCGCGGCAAAGGCGTGAAATGGGACCGAACCGGGGAACAGATCGTCAAGATCGGGATCGAGGGCATCCCGATTGTGAGCTTTCTGTCTTTTCTGGTCGGAGCGGTGCTGGCTCTCATTCGGGGCCGCCATCTATATTGCCAATCTGGTCGGTGTGTCGATGGCCCGTGAAATGGCTCCGCTAATCACCGCCGTTATTGTGGCCGGCCGCAGCGGTTCGGCCATCAGCGCCGAACTGGGCACCATGGTCGTGTCGGAGGAGATTGACGCCATGCGCACCATGGCCTTAAGCCCGACCCGCTTTCTGCTCCTGCCCCGGGTCGTGGCTCTGCTGTGCGCGGTGCCGTGTCTGACCGTACTGTCAAACCTGGCCGGCATTTTTGGCGGCTACTGGGTCGGCGTGCTGCTGCTCGGCCTGGGCAGCCGCAACTATATCCAGCAGACCGGCCAGGCCCTGCTGATGAGTGACTTGGTGGCCGGCATGGTCAAGAGCGTGGTCTTTGCCGGCCTGATCGGGCTGGTGGCCTGCTATCGTGGTCTCTATGTCCGGGGCGGAGCAGAGGGCGTGGGCACCAATACCACGGCTTCGGTGGTGACGTCGATTGTGCTGTGCATCCTGGCCGACGCCGTTTTCACCACCATCTTTTTCTATCTGTCGTAAGGGACGAGACGAGCCATGCCGACCACACCCAGCCCCGCACCTGCCTACGTCGTGGTTGAGAATCTGGTTGCCGGCTACGGCGACCAGATCGTGCTCAACGGGGTCAGCGTCCAGGCCCGACGGGGAGAAATTACCGTCATTCTGGGCGGCAGCGGCTGTGGCAAAACCACCCTGCTGCGTCATATCGTCGGCCTGCTGACACCCAGCTCTGGCCGGGTCTTGATCGACGGGCGGGACGTCCACCGGGCGGGCGAAGCGGAGCGGGAAGCCATCCTGCGCAATGTCGGCATGTCCTTCCAGGCCGGGGCGCTGTTCAACTCGATGAGCGTGGAAGAGAATGTGATGCTGCCGATTCAGGAGCACACCCGGGCGCCGGTAGAAACGGCCCGGATGCTGGCGCGGATGAAGCTCTCGCTGGTCGGCCTGGAACACGCCGCCCGGCTGCTGCCGGCCGAGCTGAGCGGCGGCATGAGAAAACGGGCTGCGGTTGCCCGTGCGCTAGCCCTCGACCCGACCCTGCTGCTGTTCGACGAGCTGTCGGCCGGCTTGGACCCGGTGACGGCGCGCGAGCTTGATGAACTCGTCCTGCGCCTCAAAGCCCAGTTTGACATGGCCATCCTGATTGTGACCCACGAGCTGGGCAGCATTCAGATGATTGCAGACCGAGCCATTATGCTGCACGATGGACGCGTGTTGGCGGCCGGCCCCTTGGCCGAGGTCCAGGCCATGCAGCTGCCGCAGGTCCAGGCGTTTTTTGACCGCCGGCCGCGGCCGGCCGGGCTGCGGCACGGGCTGCTCGAACGCCTCACCGACGGAGCATAGGATGGGCACAACCCGGCTCAAAGTCGGCCTGTTTATCACCCTGAGTTTTTTTCTGTTCGCCGCCACCCTGCTGTGGTTGGCTGGCTCCCGTTTTCTCCAGCCGGTCGATACCTACACCATCTACTTCGCCAAGTCGGTCAGCGGGCTGTTGCCCGGCGCGGCAGTCGAGTATCAGGGCGTCACGGTCGGCAAGGTGGAAGGCGTGTATCTGACCGCGGACACGCCGCCGCGCGCCCAAATCGTCATCGCCCTCCAGCCCGGGACGCCGGTTCGGCACAACACGATCGCCCATCTGGTCGGGTCGTTTGTGACCGGGATTCGGTTTGTCCAGCTCGAGGGGGGCTCGGCCGACGTTCCCCTGCTGGAGCCCGGCGGAACGATCGTCGTCCGCGAGGGTGGTCTTGAGGAGTTCCGGGATCGGGCCAGCGAAATCGCCCAGCGTTTGCTCACCACCCTCACCCGTATTGAACAAGACCTGCTGAGCCAGCAAAACCGCGAGGCGATCACCACGTTTCTCCACAGCATGTCGGTCCTGGCCGAAAACCTGCGGACCGCTCTCGACGAAATTGCCACGCCCGATACCCAGTTGGCCCTCAGAGATATGGTCAAGAATCTGGCCGAGGCCGCAGCCGGGATCAGACACACCACCATGGCCATCAACGAGGTCCGGGACGAACTCTTCCGGGATGGTCAGACAATGCTGGTCCAGATTCGCCAGACCGCAGAAATGACCGCTCGGCTGGCGGATGAGGTCGCCCAGCTGACCCGGCATATTGACGAGTTGGTGGTCGAAAACCGCTCTGAACTCCACCGGCTGCTGACCAACCTGGCCGATGCCTCGTACGACCTCAAAGAGACCAGCGATACGATCCGGACCGATCCGTCGGGCCTCATCTGGGGCAAGAACAGACCGCCGCGAGAGCTACCCGATCCATGACGGTGTTGTGGAAAGACGGGGGTACGGCTCGCGCCGGGCTGACCCTGCGGCTCCTGTGCGGCCTGCTGATGTGCGGCCTGCCGGGCTGTAGCCTGACCAAGCCGGCGCCCAGCGTCCAGTACTACGTCCTGGCTCTGCCCGAGCTTCCCGAGCCGAGCAGCCCGGCCAGTCCGACCCTGGTCGTTCACGCCTTTCGCGCCCATGACCCCTACGACCAGCAGCGGCTGGTCTACCGCTCCTCGCCGTATCAACTCGATTTTTACACCTATCATCGCTGGGCCAGCGCGCCCGCGGCCCAGGTGACGGACTGGACCCGTCGCTATCTGCGCAGCAGCGGGCTGTTTGCCAAGGTCTTTCCCACCCCGGAAGGCGCGGCCGACTACGTCCTGGGCGGGACGGTGCGCCACATTGAAGAGCTTGATCGCGATCAGACCTGGGAAGCCGCCCTGGAAATCGAGGTCTGGCTCATCCGCCCGCCGCAGCGCACCCCGGTCTGGTTCGAGTCGTACGCGGTCACGCGCCAGGCCACCAGGCGCAACCCGGCTGCGGTTGCCGAAGCCATGAGCCACAACCTCGGCGTGATTCTGCACCGGCTGGCGGCCGACCTGCGACCGCTACTTGAGACCGAGTAGGCAAAGGCTGGCATGGCCACAGCCCGCCCCGCCCCGCCACAGCCCGGCTTATGTCAGGCGTGTGTGTATGCGCGCGAAATCATCAGCGCCAAAGGCTCGCGCTTTTTGTACTGCTCGCGGGCGGAGGAGGATGGCCAGCACTACGCCAAATACCCCCGTCTGCCGGTTCTGGAGTGCCCGGGCTACACGCCCCGTTTGGACGACCCATAGGGGCATGTGGTTGCCCCGGATCGACTGGGCGCGGGGGCGAGTAGGGGCATGTGGTTGCCCTGGATCGACCGGGTGCGGGAGCTAGTTATGAAGAATCATGCCCGTATTGGGCACGCCGTTGCCCGAGGTCACCAGGGCAATCTCGGCATCCTTGACCTGATTGATGGCCTGTCCGCGCAGCTGGCGCACGGCTTCCACAATGTTCTCCATGCCGTGGATATAGCCCTCGGACAGGTTGCCGCCGCTGGTATTGAACGGCAGGCTGCCATTCGGCCACAGCAGTTTGCCGTCCGACACGAACGGGCCGCCCTCGCCGCGCTCACAAAAGCCGAGTTCCTCGAACGCCATCAGCACCAGCGGCGTGAAGTGGTCGTACAGGTAGCACAGGTCGAGGTCGGCGTGGCTGATGCCGGCCCGGCCGAACATGGCTTTGGCCACGACGGTTGATTCGGTCTCCCGGCTCTCAATATCCTTGACCACCCGCTGGGTATTCCACTCGCCAGCCCCGAACCCGCCGCTCATGATATACGCCGGCGTGTGTTTCAGGTCTCTGGCCCGCTCGGCGCTGGTGACGACCACTGCGGCCCCACCGTCGGTTTCCAGACAGCAGTCGAGCAGGCGCAGCGGGTCGGCGATCATGCGCGAGTTCTGGTGGTCCTCAATGCTGATCGGCCGGTCGCGCATGACCGCGTTGGGGTTGGTCTGGGCGTGAGTGCGGCAGGCAACGGCAATGGCGCCGAAATGCTCGCTCTTGGTGCCGTACAAATGCATATGCCGCCGGGCCGCCAGAGCCACCATCTGGGCCGGGCTGAACAGACCGTAGGGCTCGAGGTAGGCGCCGACTCCCGGCGTGCCGCGGCGCACCGCAGCCTGTCCGAAGCGGGGCGTGCCCCGACCGGAGCGCTCGTTCATGGCCCGAAAGGCAACGACCGTCTCGGCCATGCCGGTCGCCACCGCCATGGCCGCCAGCAGGATCGAGCCGACCGGCCCACCGCCCCCGCCGTAGGCTACTTCGCCGAAGAAGCGCAGCTCGGGCACCCCGAGGTGGGCGGCCAATTCGACCGGGTCGTTATTGTCCATCGTATACTTGGCGATCCCGTCAATATCGCTGGTTTGCAGACCCGCATCGTCAATCGCCCGCTGAATGCACTCGATGGCCAGGCTG is a window of Desulfurellaceae bacterium DNA encoding:
- a CDS encoding BrnT family toxin; protein product: MASPSQYQFEWDPGKAQLNLKDHGIAFERAATIFLDPQALSVFDEEHSQDEDRWITLGMDRTGSLLVVCHTYRKETTRGARIRLISARKATRYEAGQYGRK
- a CDS encoding STAS domain-containing protein, with amino-acid sequence MPTDSQSGVGDPDSRPAMPGQLAEIRRALRRAPAGSPLVLDFSAVQQLNSLEVAGLLQLVAERHARGCEVRFVGLSAGLRQAFSGLEDDLLGPPQVVHSRLSSVEHLGDQTLALLVTGRRLLDMVGELAYCLCVAPWRGKGVKWDRTGEQIVKIGIEGIPIVSFLSFLVGAVLALIRGRHLYCQSGRCVDGP
- a CDS encoding M1 family metallopeptidase, which gives rise to SLAFFSRYYGRSYPGDKLDLIAIPDFAFGAMENLGAITFRETALLVDENRAARSELERVADVVSHENAHMWFGDLVTMKWWNGLWLNEAFATFMEMMAVDDWKPEWQRWTSFAVSRAAALQIDGLQSTRSSHPDEAAGMFDILTYEKGAAVLRMLEQYLGPETFRAGISNYVGKHAYANAETTDLWDAIEESAQQPVRTMMDSWVFQPGHPLISAAVEDTTLVVSQHIFQYLPAEADAPRRWQVPVFIRAKSGDQELTRTVLLEEDEVRLDLPARPDWVVVNAGGHGFYRVRYSPDLLQRLTGVLQTELSALERFNLVNDTWAAALAGLTPLADYMDLLLLFEDETEHNVWSAVLGSLHYLDRLLDPAHRPALHARVHSLVGPSIERLGWQPADGEDALAARRAVGCAGHPG
- a CDS encoding ABC transporter permease, with protein sequence MSMAREMAPLITAVIVAGRSGSAISAELGTMVVSEEIDAMRTMALSPTRFLLLPRVVALLCAVPCLTVLSNLAGIFGGYWVGVLLLGLGSRNYIQQTGQALLMSDLVAGMVKSVVFAGLIGLVACYRGLYVRGGAEGVGTNTTASVVTSIVLCILADAVFTTIFFYLS
- a CDS encoding ATP-binding cassette domain-containing protein is translated as MPTTPSPAPAYVVVENLVAGYGDQIVLNGVSVQARRGEITVILGGSGCGKTTLLRHIVGLLTPSSGRVLIDGRDVHRAGEAEREAILRNVGMSFQAGALFNSMSVEENVMLPIQEHTRAPVETARMLARMKLSLVGLEHAARLLPAELSGGMRKRAAVARALALDPTLLLFDELSAGLDPVTARELDELVLRLKAQFDMAILIVTHELGSIQMIADRAIMLHDGRVLAAGPLAEVQAMQLPQVQAFFDRRPRPAGLRHGLLERLTDGA
- the lysS gene encoding lysine--tRNA ligase yields the protein MLWCDKLAERVSGPQLINDSKTPSGRVHVGALRGVLIHDAVFRTLKDRGIPVRYTFGVDDYDPLDELPAGHAEFFRPYLGAPLCQVPPPPGSSAPDVAEHYITEFFDIFRELGVEAETYRMRDIYRSGQFNEATDAILNNAAKVREVYKTVSKSERPDTWYPFQVVCEACGRVGTTEVSDYDGKEVTYTCRPDLVSWATGCGHAGKVSPFDGRGKLPWKLEWTAKWQTFGITIEGAGKDHNTKGGSRDVSAACLRTIFGQSPPLNIPYEFFLVGGAKMSSSKGIGVSARNMADFLPPELLRFVMIRTQPKQPVNFSPDERSVIKIFNDFDRFHTRTYRDPKVSADDKRVYQLSQIATQGDFYAADFQLVATVAQLPHLDLAGEVEKRKGTPLTQTERDQLARRAQAARYWLEHYASSEERIVLQGALPERAGELTASQRAFLHRLAARLPSVVWEDSALQTTVFDVARLTPIAPAQAFKALYRVLLDRDSGPKAGNLLAFLDQDFLLKRLQELPYDQQTFWQETAISREDFDAWTAEHQAHITQLTPEAKLGQARPDASVRMGIVEYVVAFDDNKTHMRRVVLGEFAERAAFDAAVRAVTMTLRGK
- the clpS gene encoding ATP-dependent Clp protease adapter ClpS, whose product is MAKDYDNDTDLDRDVITETEKKTKKPPLYKVLLHNDDYTTMEFVVHVLQSVFNHDATKATQVMLHVHRKGMGVAGVYTYEVAETKVDKVHTLAKKYEFPLKCSMEEA
- a CDS encoding membrane integrity-associated transporter subunit PqiC; translation: MTVLWKDGGTARAGLTLRLLCGLLMCGLPGCSLTKPAPSVQYYVLALPELPEPSSPASPTLVVHAFRAHDPYDQQRLVYRSSPYQLDFYTYHRWASAPAAQVTDWTRRYLRSSGLFAKVFPTPEGAADYVLGGTVRHIEELDRDQTWEAALEIEVWLIRPPQRTPVWFESYAVTRQATRRNPAAVAEAMSHNLGVILHRLAADLRPLLETE
- a CDS encoding ERAP1-like C-terminal domain-containing protein, translating into MGALGTLGNDRATQAEARARYAAYKSDSATVDPNLVPALVSIVAHSGDEADYDEFYTAFKTAKTPQEEMRYLFALAAFQPSELFERTLVLTTNGEVRTQNAPFLMRQLLLNTQQRERAWQFLKDNWDAMLGHYPASTIPRMCEGVTGLVTPQLKAEVTAFFAAHPVKGGEKMVQQHLEKLRIAVACQQRELDNLRDYFEWTP
- a CDS encoding MCE family protein, giving the protein MGTTRLKVGLFITLSFFLFAATLLWLAGSRFLQPVDTYTIYFAKSVSGLLPGAAVEYQGVTVGKVEGVYLTADTPPRAQIVIALQPGTPVRHNTIAHLVGSFVTGIRFVQLEGGSADVPLLEPGGTIVVREGGLEEFRDRASEIAQRLLTTLTRIEQDLLSQQNREAITTFLHSMSVLAENLRTALDEIATPDTQLALRDMVKNLAEAAAGIRHTTMAINEVRDELFRDGQTMLVQIRQTAEMTARLADEVAQLTRHIDELVVENRSELHRLLTNLADASYDLKETSDTIRTDPSGLIWGKNRPPRELPDP